A genomic segment from Oncorhynchus clarkii lewisi isolate Uvic-CL-2024 chromosome 14, UVic_Ocla_1.0, whole genome shotgun sequence encodes:
- the LOC139365944 gene encoding neuronal acetylcholine receptor subunit alpha-9-II, with the protein MRKMVPVVCFATMLLQVAHSAQGRYAQQLLTDLMENYSNALRPVEDTDKALNVTLQITLSQIKDMDERNQVLIAYLWIRQTWHDAYLRWNKEDYDGLEVIRIPSSLVWRPDLVLYNKADDDFSGPLDTNVVLRYNGEITWDAPAITKSSCVVDVSYFPFDSQECNLTFGSWTYNGNQVDIAMGMDSGDLSDFVENVEWECHGMPATKNVIMYGCCSDPYPDITYTVLLQRRSSFYIFNLLLPCFLISFLAPLGFYLPADSGEKVSLGVTVLLALTVFQLMVAESMPPSESVPLIGKYYIATMTMITASTALTIFIMNIHFCGAEAKPVPHWAKVLIIDYMSKIFFVYEVGENCATATSSSSSSSSSSHFGQDDVHQPNFSSHRQANGKPGGNSGRENQYRHKNPRPQTPGPQRHPKPRHQHHITRDEKNHLSSSKYEGFESNRNLPLGDCCKEAPPCCPEDEKTAVVAAAVASVTFGPCVFCSHGSSLPGVDSKLVRNVEYIANCFREQRATCAKGAEWKRVAKVMDRFFMWIFFIMVFLMSILIIGKAP; encoded by the exons ATGCGGAAGATGGTTCCAGTTGTGTGCTTTGCGACGATGTTGCTCCAAG TGGCTCACTCGGCTCAGGGCCGGTACGCTCAACAGCTGCTCACCGACCTGATGGAGAACTACTCAAACGCCCTGCGGCCGGTGGAGGACACAGACAAAGCCCTGAACGTCACCCTGCAGATCACTCTCTCCCAGATCAAAGACATG GATGAGAGGAACCAGGTATTGATAGCGTACCTGTGGATCCGTCAGACGTGGCACGATGCCTACCTGAGGTGGAACAAGGAGGACTACGATGGCCTGGAGGTCATACGGATCCCCAGCAGCCTGGTGTGGAGGCCTGACCTCGTCCTCTATAACAA GGCGGATGATGACTTCTCAGGGCCGCTAGACACGAACGTGGTGCTGCGCTATAATGGGGAGATTACATGGGATGCTCCGGCCATCACCAAGAGCTCCTGTGTGGTGGACGTGTCCTACTTTCCCTTCGACAGCCAGGAGTGCAACCTCACCTTCGGCTCCTGGACATACAACGGCAACCAG GTTGACATAGCCATGGGCATGGACAGCGGGGACCTGTCTGATTTCGTGGAGAACGTTGAATGGGAATGCCACGGCATGCCGGCCACCAAGAACGTCATTATGTACGGCTGCTGCTCCGACCCCTACCCTGACATCACCTACACCGTCCTGCTCCAGCGCCGCTCCTCCTTCTACATCTTTAACCTTCTCCTGCCTTGCTTCCTCATCTCCTTCCTGGCTCCGCTGGGCTTCTACCTGCCGGCTGACTCTGGGGAGAAGGTGTCCTTGGGGGTCACCGTGTTGCTGGCCCTGACTGTCTTCCAGCTCATGGTGGCCGAGAGTATGCCGCCGTCTGAGAGTGTGCCACTTATTG GAAAGTACTACATCGCTACCATGACGATGATCACAGCCTCCACGGCTCTCACCATCTTCATCATGAACATCCACTTCTGTGGGGCCGAGGCCAAACCCGTCCCCCACTGGGCCAAAGTCCTCATCATCGACTACATGTCCAAGATCTTCTTTGTCTACGAGGTGGGAGAGAACTGTGCCACtgccacctcttcctcctcctcctcctcttcctcatcacattTTGGCCAGGACGATGTCCACCAACCCAACTTCAGCAGCCACCGCCAGGCCAATGGGAAGCCGGGGGGCAACAGCGGGCGAGAGAACCAGTACCGCCACAAAAACCCCAGACCCCAGACTCCTGGACCTCAACGTCACCCCAAGCCCCGACACCAACACCACATCACCAGAGACGAGAAGAACCATCTCTCCAGCTCCAAATACGAGGGCTTTGAGTCCAACAGGAACCTCCCCCTGGGGGACTGCTGCAAGGAGGCTCCTCCCTGCTGTCCGGAGGATGAAAAGACAGCCGTGGTCGCTGCTGCGGTGGCCTCAGTAACCTTTGGCCCCTGTGTGTTCTGTAGTCACGGCAGCAGCTTACCCGGGGTGGACTCCAAGCTGGTGCGGAACGTGGAGTACATTGCCAACTGCTTCCGGGAACAGAGGGCCACCTGCGCCAAGGGGGCGGAGTGGAAGAGGGTTGCCAAGGTGATGGACAGGTTCTTCATGTGGATCTTTTTCATTATGGTCTTCCTCATGAGCATTCTGATCATCGGCAAGGCACCATGA